A genomic region of Phenylobacterium parvum contains the following coding sequences:
- the lpxI gene encoding UDP-2,3-diacylglucosamine diphosphatase, translated as MGRLGLIAGGGDLPLQIARHCEESGRPLFVVRLRGFADSHMEAFPGETVGLAEVGRCIRVLKAAGCEAVCLAGNVARPDFAALKPDFRGMAMLPRLVLEARKGDDALLRAVLDEFRKEGFTIEGAHEARSDLVLGAGPLGRHVPSPGDLADVRRAFDIARRIGELDIGQGAVVCDGLVLAVEAQEGTDAMLRRVAEEVAPALRGEAGRRRGVLAKAPKPIQETRVDLPTLGPATVRGAARAGLAGIAGEAGRTLVLERDAVIALADELGLFVLGVEAP; from the coding sequence TTGGGGCGCCTGGGCCTGATCGCCGGCGGCGGCGACCTGCCCCTGCAGATCGCCCGGCACTGCGAGGAGTCCGGACGCCCGCTCTTCGTCGTCCGCCTGCGCGGCTTCGCGGATTCCCACATGGAGGCCTTTCCGGGCGAGACCGTCGGGCTCGCCGAGGTGGGCCGGTGCATCCGGGTCCTGAAGGCGGCGGGCTGCGAGGCCGTCTGCCTGGCCGGAAACGTGGCCCGACCCGACTTCGCCGCCCTCAAGCCGGATTTCCGCGGCATGGCCATGCTGCCCCGCCTTGTTCTTGAGGCGCGCAAGGGGGACGACGCCTTGCTGCGCGCCGTCCTGGATGAGTTCCGCAAGGAAGGCTTCACCATCGAGGGCGCCCATGAGGCGCGCAGCGACCTTGTGCTTGGGGCGGGGCCGCTGGGGCGTCACGTCCCGTCCCCGGGCGACCTCGCCGACGTCCGACGCGCCTTCGACATCGCCCGCCGGATCGGTGAGCTGGACATCGGCCAGGGCGCGGTGGTCTGCGACGGCCTTGTCCTTGCCGTGGAGGCCCAGGAAGGAACCGACGCCATGCTCCGTCGCGTGGCGGAAGAGGTGGCGCCGGCCCTCCGCGGCGAGGCCGGACGACGGCGCGGCGTGCTCGCCAAGGCGCCCAAGCCCATCCAGGAGACCCGGGTCGACCTGCCGACCCTGGGCCCCGCCACTGTCCGGGGGGCCGCCCGTGCAGGACTGGCCGGGATCGCCGGCGAGGCGGGGCGCACCCTGGTCCTTGAGCGGGACGCCGTGATCGCGCTGGCGGACGAACTCGGCCTCTTTGTCCTCGGGGTCGAAGCCCCATGA
- the gltA gene encoding citrate synthase, translated as MGDTAKISVEGKTVELPVLRGTDGPAVVDIRKLYAESDVFTYDPGFTSTASCESKITFIDGDKGILLHRGYPIDQLAEKSTFLEVCYLLLNGDLPNAKEFEAFDNTITNHTMVHDQFDRFFNGFRRDAHPMAIMVGAVGALSAFYYDSANIDDPQQRIISSHRLIAKMPTIAARAFKYFRGQPFVYPRNELSYSENFLRMCFSVPAEDWKPNPVLTRAMDRIFILHADHEQNASTSTVRLAGSSGANPFACIAAGIACLWGPSHGGANEEALNMLAEIGTVDRIPEYVQGVKDRKYRLMGFGHRVYKNYDPRAKVMQQTCHEVLAEVGHSDDPLLKVAMELEKIALNDPYFVERKLYPNVDFYSGITLRALGFPPEMFTVLFALARTVGWISQWKEMIEDPSQKIGRPRQIYTGAAARDYVPLDKRG; from the coding sequence ATGGGGGACACGGCAAAGATCAGCGTCGAGGGCAAGACCGTCGAGCTTCCGGTACTGCGGGGCACGGACGGCCCGGCCGTCGTGGATATCCGCAAGCTGTACGCGGAATCGGACGTCTTCACCTACGACCCCGGCTTCACCTCGACCGCCTCCTGCGAGAGCAAGATCACCTTCATCGACGGCGACAAGGGCATCCTGCTTCACCGCGGCTACCCCATCGACCAACTGGCCGAGAAGTCGACCTTCCTTGAGGTCTGCTACCTCCTCCTGAACGGCGACCTGCCGAACGCCAAGGAGTTCGAGGCCTTCGACAACACGATCACGAACCACACCATGGTTCATGACCAGTTCGACCGCTTCTTCAATGGCTTCCGGCGTGATGCGCACCCGATGGCCATCATGGTCGGCGCCGTCGGCGCCCTGTCCGCCTTCTATTATGACAGCGCCAACATCGATGACCCGCAGCAGCGGATAATTTCGTCGCACCGCCTGATCGCCAAGATGCCGACCATCGCGGCGCGGGCCTTCAAGTACTTCCGCGGCCAGCCCTTCGTGTATCCGCGCAATGAGCTCTCCTACTCGGAGAACTTCCTGCGGATGTGCTTCTCGGTTCCCGCCGAGGACTGGAAGCCGAACCCGGTGCTGACCCGGGCCATGGACCGCATCTTCATCCTGCATGCGGACCACGAGCAGAACGCCTCGACCTCGACCGTGCGTCTCGCCGGTTCGTCGGGCGCCAATCCCTTCGCCTGCATCGCCGCCGGCATCGCCTGCCTCTGGGGCCCCAGCCATGGCGGGGCCAATGAAGAGGCCCTGAACATGCTGGCCGAGATCGGGACCGTCGACCGGATCCCGGAATACGTCCAGGGCGTGAAGGACCGGAAGTACCGGCTGATGGGCTTCGGCCACCGGGTCTACAAGAACTACGACCCGCGCGCGAAGGTCATGCAGCAGACCTGCCACGAGGTCCTGGCCGAGGTGGGTCACTCCGACGACCCCCTGCTGAAGGTGGCCATGGAGCTCGAGAAGATCGCGCTCAACGACCCCTACTTCGTGGAGCGCAAGCTCTACCCGAACGTCGACTTCTACTCGGGCATCACCCTGCGGGCCCTCGGGTTCCCGCCGGAGATGTTCACCGTTCTGTTCGCCCTGGCGCGCACGGTGGGCTGGATTTCCCAGTGGAAGGAAATGATCGAGGATCCGTCCCAGAAGATCGGCCGGCCGCGGCAGATCTACACGGGCGCCGCCGCCCGGGATTATGTCCCGCTCGATAAGCGCGGCTGA
- the lpxB gene encoding lipid-A-disaccharide synthase, whose product MTASAPVIMLVAGEPSGDDRGAGLARALRARLGEGLRLVGVGGPRMAEAGVSSLFDMSEISVFGLLEGLMAIPRVRRRAEETARAVVREGVDLVVLIDSWGFSWLAARAIRRLAPGVRLVKYVAPQVWATRPGRARALAGLVDHILVINSFEPPYFEAWGLPTTFVGNPALHMDFSPCDPADFRRRHGIGAEAPVLLVLPGSRPGEVDRLLPPFEDAVRRLKADHPGLQVVLPVADAVADRVKAAVAGWPFRVHVVEGEDEKREALRAGDLALACSGTVTLEVAQAGVPMVVAYRLGAVTHFVAKFLIRTPWVVLFNIAAREFVAPELIQHDCTGPRLAAELDRRLRDPGLRHTQVAAQDAALDQMGRGGPDPSETAARVVSDVLEADQPRLSSGT is encoded by the coding sequence ATGACCGCCAGCGCACCCGTGATCATGCTCGTTGCCGGCGAGCCCTCGGGCGATGATCGCGGCGCCGGCCTCGCCCGGGCCCTGCGCGCCCGGCTGGGTGAGGGCCTGAGGCTGGTGGGCGTCGGTGGGCCGCGCATGGCCGAGGCCGGGGTCTCCAGCCTGTTTGACATGTCCGAGATCTCCGTCTTCGGCCTGCTGGAGGGTCTCATGGCCATCCCGCGCGTGCGGCGGCGGGCGGAAGAGACCGCCCGGGCCGTGGTCCGTGAGGGCGTCGACCTGGTGGTGCTGATCGACTCCTGGGGCTTCAGCTGGCTGGCGGCGCGCGCCATCCGCCGGCTCGCCCCCGGGGTCCGGCTGGTCAAGTATGTCGCGCCCCAGGTCTGGGCGACGCGACCGGGGCGGGCCAGGGCCCTGGCCGGGCTGGTGGATCACATCCTGGTCATCAACAGCTTCGAGCCACCCTATTTCGAGGCCTGGGGCCTGCCCACCACCTTCGTGGGCAATCCGGCCCTGCACATGGACTTCTCGCCCTGTGATCCGGCCGATTTCCGACGGCGGCACGGGATCGGCGCCGAGGCTCCGGTCCTCCTTGTCCTGCCTGGCAGCCGGCCGGGCGAGGTCGACCGCCTCCTGCCGCCCTTCGAGGACGCCGTTCGCAGGCTGAAGGCGGATCATCCGGGCCTCCAGGTCGTCCTGCCGGTAGCCGATGCGGTGGCGGACCGCGTCAAGGCCGCCGTCGCCGGCTGGCCTTTCCGGGTCCACGTGGTGGAGGGCGAGGACGAGAAACGCGAGGCCCTGCGCGCCGGCGACCTGGCCCTGGCCTGCTCGGGCACGGTCACCCTGGAGGTCGCCCAGGCCGGCGTGCCCATGGTCGTGGCCTACCGCCTGGGCGCAGTGACCCACTTCGTGGCCAAGTTCCTGATACGGACGCCCTGGGTTGTGCTGTTCAACATCGCGGCCCGGGAGTTCGTGGCGCCGGAGCTGATCCAGCACGACTGCACCGGCCCCCGCCTGGCCGCCGAACTCGACCGCCGGCTTCGCGATCCGGGGCTGCGCCATACTCAGGTCGCCGCTCAGGACGCCGCCCTGGACCAAATGGGACGCGGCGGCCCCGATCCCTCGGAGACCGCCGCGCGGGTCGTTTCAGACGTCCTGGAAGCGGATCAGCCGCGCTTATCGAGCGGGACATAA
- the gltX gene encoding glutamate--tRNA ligase → MSERQVVTRIAPSPTGSMHIGTARTALFNWLYARRMGGKYLLRIEDTDRERSTEAAVKVILDGLNWLGLEPDETPVFQFARADRHREVALDLLARGDAYRDYMTPDELAEERERARAEGRVVRSPWRDHEGPVDEGRPHVIRLRAPQEGETRIDDQVKGEVVFRNVDLDDLILLRTDGTPTYNLAVVVDDHDMGVNHVIRGDDHLNNAARQTHIYQAMGWDTPVWAHLPMIHGPDGKKLSKRHGAQAVSEFDDMGYLPEALRNYLAKLGWGHGDDEIFSDAQACAWFDVRDVVGAPARLDWDKLNHLNNHYIRKADTERLADLVERVLRSRDWPVHDGDREILLRTLPLVREGARTTLELADAVVFALKRRPLELPEKARGMLTEETRARLRRLADRIAESEWSLAALEGTIRTFAEAEGVGIGKFGPALRAVLSGGSPAPDLAGALISIGRDESLARIHDALPN, encoded by the coding sequence ATGAGCGAACGTCAGGTCGTCACGCGCATCGCGCCCTCGCCGACCGGATCCATGCATATCGGAACGGCGCGCACCGCCCTGTTCAACTGGCTCTACGCCCGACGGATGGGCGGGAAGTACCTGCTCCGGATCGAGGACACGGACCGGGAGCGCTCGACCGAGGCCGCCGTGAAGGTGATCCTGGATGGCCTGAACTGGCTGGGCCTGGAGCCGGACGAGACACCTGTCTTCCAGTTTGCGCGCGCCGACCGGCACCGTGAGGTGGCCCTGGACCTGCTGGCCCGCGGCGACGCCTACCGCGACTACATGACCCCCGACGAGCTGGCCGAGGAGCGCGAACGCGCCCGTGCCGAGGGCCGGGTGGTGCGCTCTCCCTGGCGGGACCACGAGGGCCCCGTGGATGAGGGCCGCCCCCACGTCATCCGCCTGCGGGCGCCGCAGGAGGGCGAGACCCGGATCGACGACCAGGTGAAGGGCGAGGTGGTCTTCCGCAATGTCGACCTGGACGACCTGATCCTGCTGCGGACCGACGGCACGCCCACCTACAACCTGGCCGTGGTGGTCGACGACCACGACATGGGCGTCAACCACGTCATCCGCGGCGACGACCACCTGAACAACGCCGCCCGGCAGACGCACATCTACCAGGCCATGGGATGGGACACGCCGGTCTGGGCTCATCTGCCCATGATCCACGGCCCTGACGGCAAGAAATTGTCCAAGCGTCACGGCGCCCAGGCGGTCAGCGAGTTCGACGACATGGGCTACCTGCCCGAGGCCCTCAGGAACTACCTGGCCAAGCTGGGCTGGGGGCATGGGGACGACGAGATCTTTTCCGACGCCCAGGCCTGCGCCTGGTTCGACGTCCGCGACGTGGTAGGCGCCCCTGCCCGCCTGGACTGGGACAAGCTGAACCACCTGAACAACCACTATATCCGCAAGGCCGACACGGAGCGCCTCGCAGACCTGGTGGAGAGGGTGCTGCGGAGCCGGGACTGGCCGGTACACGACGGCGACCGCGAGATCCTGCTGCGCACCCTGCCCCTGGTGCGGGAAGGCGCGCGCACGACCCTGGAGTTGGCCGACGCCGTCGTCTTCGCCCTGAAGCGCCGGCCCCTGGAGCTGCCGGAAAAGGCCCGCGGCATGCTGACCGAGGAAACCCGGGCGCGCCTGCGCCGGCTGGCGGACCGGATCGCGGAGTCCGAATGGTCCCTGGCCGCCCTAGAGGGAACGATCCGGACCTTCGCGGAAGCCGAAGGCGTGGGCATCGGCAAGTTCGGACCCGCGCTGAGGGCGGTGCTTTCGGGCGGTTCGCCGGCGCCGGACCTGGCGGGCGCCCTGATTTCCATCGGCCGGGACGAAAGCCTCGCCCGGATTCACGATGCGCTTCCTAACTAA